The following is a genomic window from Moorella sp. Hama-1.
CGTACGTTACGAGCCCCACCCCGTTCACCGCTGCCGAAGCTCAATGCTTCGCTGAGTTTGCTTACGCCTCAAACAAAGTCGCCTTCCGCTTGTATCCGCCAGCCCCTGCTAAGCCTACCTTTTCAAAGACATAATAACTCCAGGTTGAATTTAAAAATTATGGTAAGAATAAATTTGTGAAAGCTCTTTTTAGAACGCTCAGTCTAAACTTAGCACACCCGGTACCAGGTGTCAAGTTGTTTTAAACAAAACGAAAATGAATCCATAAATTACGAATGAAAGATCACCGCCTGGCAATCATTATTAACCCCTCCGTTTGCCCTCCGGGCAACTCACTCAACCAACCTGGACGCTAAAACTAATCACGTACAGGACTATTCCTTCTCTAACGGTAAACCTGCAAGTTTCATTTTGTCCCTGAACTCCTCCTCGTACTCAGCATAGGTATGGACCGGCACCGGGTAATTCCACGGATTGATATGCCGGTAGGCCCGGCTGTTATTGGCCAGGTTGCGGGTCGGGCTGAGGAAGACCCCGCCCATATGCATTAACTTGCTGAAGGGGAAGTAAGACCCCAGGACACTGACGAAAAAGAGATGGATGTAGAAGAGCAGGCCAATTGCTCCCGGTGCCTTGGGTTGGAGGGTAACCAGTCCCATGGCCAGTTCCTTTACGGCCGTAATATCGACCCGGTAAAAGTAGCGCATTAAAACCCCCGAGAGAGCCAGCCCAAAGATGAGCAGCAGGGGGAAATAGTCGGCCGGCAGGGAGATGTAGCGCACCTGGGGAATTAAGACCCGGCGCAGGAAGAGATAGGTTATAGCCACCAGAATACCCAGATCCGTCAGGTACAGGGCGCGCACCCCCACGCGCAAAAAGCCGTCCAGGCCTTCCAGGAGGGGTATAAATCCGGGTACCGGCTCGGTGAAAAAGCGCAGGTGGCGGAGAAAAATGAGGAAAAAGGACCAGTGAAAGACCAGGGCCGCCAGCCACAGCCATTTTTCCCAGTGATAAGTTAACTTGGGTCCCTCGTGGAGCTCGAATTTGGTATTCCGGAACAGGGAGCGGAAAAAGAGAACCTCCAGGGCCATCCTTACGGCCACCCCGGCCGGTGTTGAGGGGTTATCAAATTTGCTGTCTTTAATCCAGGGTAAGGATTTCTGTTGCCCGGCTGTCGTCGGGATGTGAAAAGGCACTGGCACCCGCGCCCACTTGATGATGCGATAAATGATCCCCAGTAAGAAAATGGCTATAGCCAGATAGGGCACAACTACCCCAAAGAAGTAGTACAGGTGCAGGACTCCTGTGCCCAGGATTACAATTAAAAGCAGCGCGGCCATTACCAGCAACGATAGGGTGATGCCCATCTACCGTCCCCCATTTCGTGAAATGCTCCCGTCATCTGGGCCTCTATGCTAATTCTGCCGTAAACCGGCGGTTGCCGGTGGGTAAAAAATTTCCACGGCTAATATAACACTTTATGTTTCGTTTGCTACCTGAACTACAACGCCAGTCCCTATCAGCGACTGACGCAGGAATTGGACTCCTGGAGCTACAAAATTTCCTCCTTAACGGTCACGGCGATTTTATAGAGGAAGGTCAGGATCAGGGCGCCTATGGCCCAGATACCCAGGGTAATCAACATCTCCAGGGGGGTGGGGCTGTATTCCGTCACCTGGTTGAAGGCATTGGGGATAAAACCGCCGATGACCAGGCCGATGCCCTTTTCCAGCCACATGGAGACAAATACCGCCCCGCAGGCCACCATCAAGGTCTTCTCCCGGGTCCGGGTACGCGGGTTGATTAGCAGGATGAGGGCGATAAACGCCAGGATAACAAACAACCACATCAGGGGCACCAGCTTGCCGTGGCCGTCCAGGCCAGTAAAGAGATAAAGCAGGGTATCCATGCCATGGGCCGGCACCTGGCTGTAAAAGGCGGTAAAGAACTCCAGGCCGATAAAGAAGACGCTGATGATCATGGCATAGGTGACGATGGCCGCCAGTTTGTTGATGGCCTCCTGGCCGGGATCAAACTTACTGAAACGCCGGATGACGAAACAGAGGAGAATGAGCAGGGCCGGGCCGGAAGCAAAGGCCGAGGCCAGGAAACGGGCGGCCATAATGGCCGTCAGCCAGTAATGGCGTCCCGGCAGACCGGCATAGAGAAAGGCCGTCACCGTATGAATACTTACCGCCCAGGGAATGGAGATATAGATTAAAACCTTAACCCATGATGGCGGGGCTACAGTTTTGTACTCCGCCTCTAGCATGGTCCAGCCGATGACGATATTGAGGAGGAGGTAGCCGCTCAGGACCACCATATCCCAGAAAAGAATGGAGTTGGGGGTCGGGTAGAGGATCATATTCAACAGGCGCATGGGTTTCCCCAGGTCGACGAAAACGAATAACAAGCACATAATGATGGCGGCCACGGCCAGGAACTCGCCCAGGATGGTAATGCGCCCAAAGGCTTTGACATTATGCAGGTAGTAAGGTAACACCAGCATTACGGCCGAGGCGGCCACGCCTACCAGGAAGGTCAACTGGCCGATATACAGGCCCCAGGAGACGTCCCGGCTCATACCGGTAACAGTCAGGCCCTGGTTGAACTGGACCAGGTAGCAGGCGAAGCCGGTGGCGGCGAGGACCAGCAGGAAGGTTACCCAGCTCCAGTACCTGCGGCTGCCAGTAAAGGCCTTGGCGATCATCTAGCTCTCGCTCCTCCGTACTTGGATGTGAGAAGTGGGAGGTGAGAGGTGGGATGCTTGTAGAAACTGGCTATGCCAGTTTCAGATTAAAGCTGTCCTGCTTCTCATTTCTCCCGCTCGTGATGGCGGTTTGCCCTATGATTGACGCCTCTAAACGATATAGTAAACGCTGGGATGGGTGCCCAGTTCAGGTTTGCGCTGGAGGGTATACCGGGTTTTCAGGAGCTGCCGGACCGGTGAAGCCGGGTCTTCCAGGTCACCGAAGGCCAGGGCCCCGGCCGGGCAGGCTTCGACGCACGCCGGCGGCAGGCCGGTATCGATGCGTTCGACACAGAGGGTGCACTTCTCGACGACGCCCTTTTCCCGGGTCGGATAGGCAGGATTCGTTTCTTTAATATAAGGCCGCGGGTCACGAAAATTGAAACTCCGGGCCCCGTAGGGGCAGGCGGCCATGCAATAACGGCAGCCGATGCAGCGGTGGTAGTCGATCATGACAATGCCGTCTGGACGCTTAAAGGTGGCTTTGGTGGGACAGACCCGAACGCAGGGCGGGTTGTCACAGTGATTGCAAAGGACGATAAAGGGATTATCCTTGACGTCCGCGGGTATGAATTCATGCTCCTGGTCAGGGAAGGCATTGGCAAAGGGTTCCGGCCAAATCCATTTGATCTCTTCTTTCGAGTTATCAATGACGGGGATGTTGTGCTCCCGCCGGCAGGTGTCAAAACAGCGGCGGCAGCCCTCCTGGTAGCGGGGCCAGCATTTCTTCATGTCGATAACCAGCCCCCATCGCTTACCCTGCAGGGCCTTGGGGCTGGCCAGGTGCTGGGGACTACCGGTACCGGCCGCGAACCCCTTAACTGCCGGCAGCAGGGCCAGGCCCAGGGCGCAGGCACCGCCCAGTTTTAAGAACTCCCTCCTGCTCGTATCCATTACTTATTCCCCTCCGGCACAATATGGCAGGACCAGCAGTCCGGTTCCACACCAGCATAGTTGTGGCATTGATCGCAAAACTCGGCTTTGTTGGTGTGACACTGGAAGCAGGTGTTTTCCAGGCTCATGGCGTACTGTTTGCCGTCACTGGCGACGTAAATCTCTTTACCGTCCCTGACCACCCGGGTCCGCCAATCGTTCAACAACTGCATGTGGTTATCGCGCATGTACTGGGTGGCCTCAATGCACTGCTGCGTGGGCAGCTGGCGGATGGCCGGCGTATCCAGGCTCGGATTAGGTGCTGGAGCGGCCCGGCCGGCATTGACCCAGAAGGGGAAAGTCAGCAGGCCGACGAAGATTGCCAGGCCGGTTAAGATATAACGGGCATCACGATACATGGTCATCTACCGCCCCTTCTTTGCCGGGTAAGGGTTCCCCCCGCAGGTTGGTGGTTCTCTCGCCCTCGCCCTGCATTACCAGGGCATTGCCCACCAGTTCGTGGACACCGGTCACCCCGACCCCCGGCACCCAGTAATCCATCAAAGCCGGGAAGACGGCCCGGTCAACGGCGCAGATGCAGGCCAGCATATTGACGCCGTATTTGTCATGAACGTACTTAACGGCGTTGGCCCGGGGCAGGCCGCCCCGCATGCGCATCTCCATGTACTCGTCAGCGTTTAAGCCGGCTCCACTGCCGCAGCAGAAGGTCTGCTCCCGGATGGTGTTCTCCGGCATCTCAAAGAAGTTGTTGCAGGCGTGCTTGATAATATAACGTGGTTCCTCAAAAAGCCCCATGGATCGCGCCGGGTTGCAGGAGTCGTGGAAGGTAACCCGCAAGTGGTCGTTACGGCTGGGATCCAGCTTTATTTTGTTGTGCCGGATAAGGTCGGCAGTAAACTCGACGATATGGACCATCTTCGTTGATTGGGCGTTCACAAACCTGGTACCGGTGATGGGGGAAACAGGCACCTCCAGGAAATCAGCCGGGCCGTTCATAGTATCCATATATTGGTTAATGACCCGCCACATGTGGCCGCACTCGCCGCCCAGGATCCACTTCACCCCCAGGCGCTTGGCCTCGGCATACATCTTGGCGTTAAGGCGTTTCATCATCTCATGGGAAGTAAACATACCGAAGTTGCCGCCTTCGGAGGCGTAAGTGCTCCAGGTGTAGTCCAGGCCGATCTCGTGGAAGAGCATAAGATAGCCCATGAGGGTGTAGGTGCCCGGGTCGGCAAAGACGTCCCCCGAAGGGGCGATAAAAAGGATCTCGGCCCCCTTACGGTTAAAGGTGGGCTCCACCCGGATGCCGGTTATATTCTCGATTTCATCGACGCAGAACTCCACCATATCCTTAAAGGCGTGGGGTTCAATGCCGACGTGGTTCCCGGTGCGGTAACAGTTGGCTACCGGTGAGGCAATCCAGTCGATATTGCAACCTACCAGGTTGAGAAGTTCCCGGCCGATCATGGTAATTTCCGCCGTATCAATGCCGTAGGGGCAGAAGAGGGAGCACCGGCGGCATTCAGTGCACTGGAAGAAATAATAGAACCATTCCTTCAAGACATCCACCGTCAGGTCCCGGGCACCGACGAGCTTTCCCAGGAGCTTGCCGGCGGTGGTAAAGTCTCGCCGGTATACCGAGCGCAGGAGTTCCGCCCGCAGGACGGGCATATTCTTAGGATCACCGCTGCCGAGGAAAAAGTGGCATTTATCGGCGCAGGCACCGCAGCGGACACAGATATCCATGAAGATCTGCAGGGAGCGGAAGCGGCCCAGGCGTTCCCGCAGGCCTTCCATGATAATCTCTTGCCAGTTCTCCGGTAGTTTCCAATCCTCGTCCTCCGGCGACCATTCCCGGGGGTTGGGCAAGCCCACGGCTTCCAGGCTTTTGGGCTTGGCCGCGTATAAGTAGTTACCGCGCCGGAAGTGGACCGGCGTATCCATCCACCCCGTCCGGGGCGGCCGGTGATCGATCTTTAAAAGTTCTTCTGGTTTGGGAACAGCTGCCATTTTCACACCTTCTCCAGGAGATTGGCTTTTTGCAGTAATCTGGCGGTCCTGTTTTTTACTTCATTCACCCGGATCTCATAGAGCTGCTCCCGGCAGGCCATATAGATATCGAAAGCCTGCAGGGCCAGCCTGTCGACCCGCCCGGCAAAATTAATTATGTCTTCTGGCGGGACGCGGGCGGCCTGGATCTCCCCCGCCAGCTCCTCCTGGATTATTTTTTTTATAAGGAAGAGACTGCCAATGGCCTGGGAAGGAGGGAAATCCTGAACCGCCTTCAGGCGCAAGAGATCGTCCAGGCAGGCGGCGACTTTAGCTCTATCCTTTACCTCCAGGAGTTCCTCAAATAACCCGGTTATTGCCTCATAGATGGTATACCCCACCGGATTAGCAAAGCGGTCTTTTTCGCGTTGCAAAAACCCGGCCGTCTCGGGGGTATACTCCGCCGCCAGCAACTGGAACCACCTGTTCACTACAGCAGTCTTTCTCCCCGCCAGAAAATCCTCTAATTTCATGTCTATCACGCCTTTATAGGGTAACCGTCTGCCGACCCCGAATCAGCAAGCGCCAGTAAAAGGCATTTTAAAGCCCGGGGTAGGTCAAACCCCCTTTTTCACAAAACAGGTTCTCGCTTTTTGTCACCGAAGGAACTACTTTTGGTATTTATAAATTCAATTCGCTATTTCTCCTCAAAATCCTGCTGCCAGCAGAATTTTTTTCTTAAACTAAAACCTCTAATTGTCCGGCTGCCGCCAGGACGCGTTGAATATAGGCCCGGGTTTCCTTATAGGGAGGCACGCCGTGATAGCGCTCCACAGCCCCGGGACCGGCGTTATAGGCCGCCAGGGCCAGGCGAGTATCGCCCTGGAAACGATCCAGAAGTTGTCGCAGGTAACGGGCGCCCCCGTCCAGGTTGGCCGCGGGATCAAAGGGGTCATTTACCCCCAGGGCCCTGGCCGTAGCCGGCATAAGCTGCATTAAGCCCAAGGCCCCGGCCGGGGAGACGGCCCGGGGGTTAAAACCGGACTCGGCTGCTACTACACCCCGTAGAAGATCCGGGGAGAGGTTATACCTGGCAGCTATGGCTCCAATCAAAGTCTGAATGTTGGTACTGGCCGGTAGGGGGATGGCCGGCCGGTTTCGAGTGTTTTCCCGCGCGACTCCTTCGGCTCCTCCGTGCCCGTTAAGGGCCGGGGGAGCCGCAGGTACCCCTTCCCCGACCTTCTCATTTTCCGCCAGAAGGGCCAGCAGAAACAAGGTGTTAAAGCTCTGTTTACCCGTATCATTGGACCCGACAGCCGTAGCCTGCATCTTCGCCCAGGCTGCTAATACCGGTGCCAGGATATCGATGTTCACGACAGCATCCTCCCTTCACTTGCTATTATTTATAATTCTTTACTTTTATGTATAATTATTGCTTTCGCCCGTTCGCAGCTTGTCTATCTATGGTTACCTAGTATCGTCTGCTGCCCGCCGCTATCTACCTCGTGGCTATCTGCCCTCTGCCCTGGTTGCCCTTTCCTGTTGCCCATTATATCATAATCGTCATCTTTGTGGTTGTTTAAACCGGTTATCGCTCATAAAAAAAGCAGGCTTTCCGCCTGTTAAAAACCACGTTGCCTACCTAATAACTTCTTAACTCCGCTGTGGTGCCCCTCGTGGTAGGGGACTCCCCCTTACCCGGCCGCAGCGCTGGTGAGGATACCGGTCAGCTCAGCCTTATTGGGCACCCGGCCGGCTATAACTACCTTGCCGTTAACTACCAGGGCCGGGGTGCTCATGACGCCGTAACCCATAATCTGCTTGATATCAGTAACCAGTTCAACACCAGCGTCCAACCCCAGTTCGCCAACTACCTGCCGGCTCAACTGCTCCAGTTTATGACAGTTGGCGCAACCGCCGCCCAGGACCTTGATCTCCATATGTCTCGCGCCTCCATAGCTTTTTGCTAATATTATTATCTGCCTGATAGGCGCTATGTCAAGACAATTACCTGCCCGGAGCCGGCTTCCACCCGGCCGATAACCCTGGCCTCCTTAACTCCCCGGGCGTCCAGGTCGGCCAGCAAGTCGGTGACCCTGTCCCTGCCTACAGCAATGAGCAGCCCTCCCGAAGTCTGGGGATCATAGAGGACGTCCCGGAGGTCCTCCGGTACACCGGCGTCAATCCTGACGCTGTTTTCTACGTAATGGCGGTTATTATAAGCTCCCCCGGGCACCAGACCCATGGCCGCCAGTTCCCGGGCATGGGGCAGCACCGGGATGGCCCCGGCGTTAAAAACTAGATCAACCCCGCTGCCCCGGGCCATCTCCACGCCGTGGCCCAGGAGACCAAAACCGGTAATGTCGGTACAGGCATGGGCGCCGGCGGCTACCATGGCCAGGGCCGCTTCCCGGTTTAGGGTGGCCATCCAGCGGCTGACCTGCTCCTCCAGGCCCGGTGGGGCCATCTCCGCTTTAATAGCCGTAGTGATAATCCCCGTGCCCAGGGGTTTGGTCAGGACCAGCTGATCACCGGGACGGGCGGCGCAGTTGGTAATTATATGTTCAGGATGAATGACACCGGTGACTGCCAGGCCGTACTTAGGCTCGTCGTCATCGATGCTGTGCCCGCCTACCAGGACCGCCCCGGCCTCGAGGATCTTATCGGCGCCACCCCGCAGGATCTCTCCCAGGACGGTAACATCAACCTTCTTGCTGGGGAAGGCCACCAGGTTCAGGGCTGTTACCGGCCGCCCGCCCATAGCATAGACGTCGCTCAGGGCATTGGCGGCGGCAATCTGGCCGTAGAGATAGGGGTCATCAACGATGGGGGTAAAAAAGTCGACGGTCTGGATAATGGCCAGGTCGTCGGTCAGGCGGTAAACCCCGGCATCATCAACACTATTCATGCCTACCAGCAGGTTAGGGTCAGCCATAGCCGGCAGGTACTGTAATACCTGGTTAAGGGTCCCCGGACCCATCTTCCCCGCTCAGCCGGAGCTGCAGGAAAGCGAGGTCAGCCTGGGCTTTCCCGGTAAGGGGTTGAAGCCGCATGTATCTTTTTCTGCTGCCATTTGTCGACCTCCCTTCTTGTCTGGCCTCTTGTTTTATCGGTGCAGGTTGCAGCGCTGTCACCGGAGCTTGCGGTTTGGCGCCAGCAACTTGAAGCAACCCGCACCAGTACCAGCGAGCCTCCCGTGCCGGCCCCCATATTTATTTGTTACGAGGGGGGCATAAGCCCCCTGGAGGCCTCTTTTTATTCTACCAGTTTTTCTCCCGCCCATGTATGACAAATTGGCATAAGAAAAAGGCCCCCGGGAAGCCCTCGAATATTTAAAATACCGTAGCTGCGGGTAAGGGGTTTTCCCCTGGTTCCCGCAGGGGGAAGTTTTACCCCTTTTTTTTGATTAAAAAGGAGTAATAAT
Proteins encoded in this region:
- the dsrO gene encoding sulfate reduction electron transfer complex DsrMKJOP subunit DsrO, translated to MDTSRREFLKLGGACALGLALLPAVKGFAAGTGSPQHLASPKALQGKRWGLVIDMKKCWPRYQEGCRRCFDTCRREHNIPVIDNSKEEIKWIWPEPFANAFPDQEHEFIPADVKDNPFIVLCNHCDNPPCVRVCPTKATFKRPDGIVMIDYHRCIGCRYCMAACPYGARSFNFRDPRPYIKETNPAYPTREKGVVEKCTLCVERIDTGLPPACVEACPAGALAFGDLEDPASPVRQLLKTRYTLQRKPELGTHPSVYYIV
- a CDS encoding RsbRD N-terminal domain-containing protein, with amino-acid sequence MKLEDFLAGRKTAVVNRWFQLLAAEYTPETAGFLQREKDRFANPVGYTIYEAITGLFEELLEVKDRAKVAACLDDLLRLKAVQDFPPSQAIGSLFLIKKIIQEELAGEIQAARVPPEDIINFAGRVDRLALQAFDIYMACREQLYEIRVNEVKNRTARLLQKANLLEKV
- the dsrJ gene encoding sulfate reduction electron transfer complex DsrMKJOP subunit DsrJ, with the protein product MTMYRDARYILTGLAIFVGLLTFPFWVNAGRAAPAPNPSLDTPAIRQLPTQQCIEATQYMRDNHMQLLNDWRTRVVRDGKEIYVASDGKQYAMSLENTCFQCHTNKAEFCDQCHNYAGVEPDCWSCHIVPEGNK
- the dsrP gene encoding sulfate reduction electron transfer complex DsrMKJOP subunit DsrP is translated as MIAKAFTGSRRYWSWVTFLLVLAATGFACYLVQFNQGLTVTGMSRDVSWGLYIGQLTFLVGVAASAVMLVLPYYLHNVKAFGRITILGEFLAVAAIIMCLLFVFVDLGKPMRLLNMILYPTPNSILFWDMVVLSGYLLLNIVIGWTMLEAEYKTVAPPSWVKVLIYISIPWAVSIHTVTAFLYAGLPGRHYWLTAIMAARFLASAFASGPALLILLCFVIRRFSKFDPGQEAINKLAAIVTYAMIISVFFIGLEFFTAFYSQVPAHGMDTLLYLFTGLDGHGKLVPLMWLFVILAFIALILLINPRTRTREKTLMVACGAVFVSMWLEKGIGLVIGGFIPNAFNQVTEYSPTPLEMLITLGIWAIGALILTFLYKIAVTVKEEIL
- the selD gene encoding selenide, water dikinase SelD, which gives rise to MAAEKDTCGFNPLPGKPRLTSLSCSSGUAGKMGPGTLNQVLQYLPAMADPNLLVGMNSVDDAGVYRLTDDLAIIQTVDFFTPIVDDPYLYGQIAAANALSDVYAMGGRPVTALNLVAFPSKKVDVTVLGEILRGGADKILEAGAVLVGGHSIDDDEPKYGLAVTGVIHPEHIITNCAARPGDQLVLTKPLGTGIITTAIKAEMAPPGLEEQVSRWMATLNREAALAMVAAGAHACTDITGFGLLGHGVEMARGSGVDLVFNAGAIPVLPHARELAAMGLVPGGAYNNRHYVENSVRIDAGVPEDLRDVLYDPQTSGGLLIAVGRDRVTDLLADLDARGVKEARVIGRVEAGSGQVIVLT
- the dsrK gene encoding sulfate reduction electron transfer complex DsrMKJOP subunit DsrK, which encodes MAAVPKPEELLKIDHRPPRTGWMDTPVHFRRGNYLYAAKPKSLEAVGLPNPREWSPEDEDWKLPENWQEIIMEGLRERLGRFRSLQIFMDICVRCGACADKCHFFLGSGDPKNMPVLRAELLRSVYRRDFTTAGKLLGKLVGARDLTVDVLKEWFYYFFQCTECRRCSLFCPYGIDTAEITMIGRELLNLVGCNIDWIASPVANCYRTGNHVGIEPHAFKDMVEFCVDEIENITGIRVEPTFNRKGAEILFIAPSGDVFADPGTYTLMGYLMLFHEIGLDYTWSTYASEGGNFGMFTSHEMMKRLNAKMYAEAKRLGVKWILGGECGHMWRVINQYMDTMNGPADFLEVPVSPITGTRFVNAQSTKMVHIVEFTADLIRHNKIKLDPSRNDHLRVTFHDSCNPARSMGLFEEPRYIIKHACNNFFEMPENTIREQTFCCGSGAGLNADEYMEMRMRGGLPRANAVKYVHDKYGVNMLACICAVDRAVFPALMDYWVPGVGVTGVHELVGNALVMQGEGERTTNLRGEPLPGKEGAVDDHVS
- the dsrM gene encoding sulfate reduction electron transfer complex DsrMKJOP subunit DsrM, with product MGITLSLLVMAALLLIVILGTGVLHLYYFFGVVVPYLAIAIFLLGIIYRIIKWARVPVPFHIPTTAGQQKSLPWIKDSKFDNPSTPAGVAVRMALEVLFFRSLFRNTKFELHEGPKLTYHWEKWLWLAALVFHWSFFLIFLRHLRFFTEPVPGFIPLLEGLDGFLRVGVRALYLTDLGILVAITYLFLRRVLIPQVRYISLPADYFPLLLIFGLALSGVLMRYFYRVDITAVKELAMGLVTLQPKAPGAIGLLFYIHLFFVSVLGSYFPFSKLMHMGGVFLSPTRNLANNSRAYRHINPWNYPVPVHTYAEYEEEFRDKMKLAGLPLEKE
- a CDS encoding thioredoxin family protein, giving the protein MEIKVLGGGCANCHKLEQLSRQVVGELGLDAGVELVTDIKQIMGYGVMSTPALVVNGKVVIAGRVPNKAELTGILTSAAAG
- a CDS encoding lytic transglycosylase domain-containing protein: MNIDILAPVLAAWAKMQATAVGSNDTGKQSFNTLFLLALLAENEKVGEGVPAAPPALNGHGGAEGVARENTRNRPAIPLPASTNIQTLIGAIAARYNLSPDLLRGVVAAESGFNPRAVSPAGALGLMQLMPATARALGVNDPFDPAANLDGGARYLRQLLDRFQGDTRLALAAYNAGPGAVERYHGVPPYKETRAYIQRVLAAAGQLEVLV